From the genome of Adhaeribacter pallidiroseus:
CTATTGGCCCAACGGAATTGGATATTGCCAGCGTAGAAATTACGCCGGGGGCAGCATCGGCTTTGTACGGCATGAACGCGATTAATGGCATGGCCAACTTAATTACCAAAAGCCCTTTCTTGCACCAGGGTTTAAGTGTTTACCAGAAAACCGGGGTAAACCACGTAGACGGCATCGACCACGACCCGAGCGTATTAACCGAAACAGCTATCCGGTACGCCAAAGCTTTTAACAACAAATGGGCCTTTAAAATTAACGGGAGCTACATGCGGGGTACCGACTGGCGATCTAACACCGCTACCGATCAGAACCCCAATAACTTAAATACGGCTAATCCTAGTTTTCCGGAACTGGCAGGTGCCAACAACCCGGCTTACGATGCCTGGAATAAATACGGCGACGAAAACAACAATGCGGTTACTTTAAGCGGCGTGCAGTATCAGGGTAAAAACCAAACCTTTTTGGTGCGGCGTACCGGTTATTGGGAACGCGATATTGTGAGCCCAATCGTAGATAATTTAAAATTTGATGCCGCATTGCACTACCGCTTAAACGAAAACGCCGAGCTTTCTTATGGTTACCGCATTGGTAAAATGGACGGGGTTTTTCAGCGCGGAAATAAAATTCAGCTGGATAACGTGCGGGTACAAAACCACCGGCTAGAGTTAAAAGGCACTAATTATTTTATCCGTGGTTACGCCTCCATCGAAAATACCGGCGATTCTTATAATGTAAAACCGATGGTGGACAACCTGGATATCACCGGTGGTGGTACCAATTCAGTGTGGGGTGGAAAATTTAAAACTGCCTTGCAAAACGAACTAAATAGCGGCGTTGACTTAGCTACTGCCATGCAGAACGCCCGCCAGTCGGCTGATCAAGGTCGGCCGGAACCAGGTACGCCGGCTTTCGAAAATTTAAAAAATACCATTCGTAGTATCAATAACTGGGACCATGGAGCTGTAATTGCGGGTGCACCGGCTACCGGTGGCGCTTGGTTAAGGCAAATGAGCCGCTTGTATCACGCCGATGCGCAGTACGACTTTGGTGATAAAATTAAATTTGTAAATGTATTGGTTGGTTTAGATGCCCGTTTGTACGAAATTATTCCGGATGGGAACAACTTCGTAGACTTTTCGCGGCCTATCGAAGAAAGAACATTGCCGGGCGGTAACAACGTGTATTACAAAAAAGTAGGCGGTTTTGGCCAGGTAACGAAAACGTTTTTCGACAACAAATTAAAATTATTCGGTTCGTTGCGTTTGGATTACAATCCGGAGTTTGATCCGAAATTAAACCCGCGGGTTGCCGCTGTGTATACGCTGTCGGATCAACATAATTTCCGGGCTTCGTTCCAGAATGGCTTCCGGTTCCCGTCTTTATTTGAGGCCTTGTCTTACGTAAATAACGGCAATGTGCGGCGCGTAGGTGGTTTATCGTATATTAACGAGGGCCTGGGTTATTTAGATAATTCGTATACTTTAAATTCGGTAAATACTTTTAATGCCGCCGTTAATAAAGACGTAACGGCCGGCTTAACCGCGAACGATGCCGCTTTAAAAAACCGGGCTTTGCTGGAAGCAACTAACTTATCTGCTACCCGGCCCGAGCGCATCAATTCATTTGAAGTTGGTTATAAAAGCGTGTTGCTGGATAACAAATTAGTAGTAGATATTGATGCGTATACCAACGAGTACAGTGGATTTTTAGGCCAGGTAGAAGTAGCCGTACCTGCTTCCGGCAGAGTAGGAACCGATGCGGGTGTAACCGATATGTTAGCCGCTAACCGGAGTAAACAAACCCGCTACCGGGTGTATACCAACGCCAAAAATACGTACAATAATTACGGCTCTTCCTTAGGAATTACGTATAACTTTTACCAGAAATTTACACTGGCTGGTAACGTAAACTATAATAATATTAAAACTAACGCCGAAAGGGATGTGTTTGTAACGGGCTTTAACACGCCAAAGTTTATTACCAATTTATCTGTTGGTAACCGCGAAGTTTTTAAAAATGTAGGCTTTAACGTGGTCTGGAAATGGCAGGATTCTTTCTTGTGGGAAAGCCCATTAGCCAACGGTACCGTACCGGCTTATCACACTTTTGATGCGCAGGTAACGTACCGGGTGCCTAAAGTAAACACCACTATTAAAGCGGGTGGAGCTAACATCTTTAACCAGCGCTACATTCAGTACGCCGCTGGCCCAACCATTGGTGGTTTGTATTATGTAGCCATAACTATCGACGGATTGTTAAATAAATAAGCCGATTGCTCCGTTTAGTATTTGATTGAACAAAATCAGAGATTATTGGTTTTATAACCCAAGATGATAAAGAGCCCTATGCAAGTTTTTAAAATCGAAAGCTGTTGTTACATGTGTTGTTGTAGCTAGTGGCCGGACCGGAGTAGATGAACGGTGCTGGCTGTAATGAGTTAAAACTATTTTTCTACTTTAAAAACTTTGCCGCATGAAAGCCATTACCTCTTTATATTCCAATGCCCTTGTTTCCGAAAGCAATTTCCGGAGTTCTTCTGATAAATTACGTACTTATCCGGCGGCGGCCGCTAATGTTATTTCGGTTCTGATGACTACGCCCGCTAAGCCTAAAATTACGGTACTTAAAAACAGTCATTTAGTAGAACTGCAAAAGCTAACGAAATCGTTGCGCGCGCAGGTGCGCAATTCGGTAGCGCTAATTAAGTTTCTGCACGCCAAAAAAGTAGATTATACCGGAATCGAAACGGAACCAGCAAGTAAGCAAAACGCATTTGGTGAAAGCTTAACGTTCCGGTTTTCAACCGATCCGGAAGCTTTTTATTTGTTTGCCGATACCTTGCTCCGGAAAAGTTATTTTTTACATCACCACGCCGAAGTAGATCCGGACAACCAATTGCTGAAAGTACGCGTGGCCGAAAGCCGTTTGCCCGAACTGGAGCAGGAACTGAGTATTGTGTTCGAAAATATAAAACCAATAAATTACCTTGAGACTTATTTGCTACGGAAATAACCGGTGAAATTTAAAAAAGCAAGCAGCAAATATTACCTCGATCGGATTTAGTTTATAATTATTTAGTAACAGGCTGGTAGCAGGCCTTTACATGTGCTGCGTTTTAAAAATTGGGGTGTTGTTAAAAATTATATTTTATTTAGCGATTTTCAGAAAGTAGTACTTTCTGCACGGGTTAATTTTAATGGACAACATCTAAATAATCCTTTGTTTTACCTTTAACAGATAAAAAACTATGGCTTTACGATTAGGGGATTTAGCTCCCGATTTTACAGCAGAAACGTCGCAAGGCGTTATCCATTTTCATGAGTGGCTAGGCGATAGTTGGGCCGTTTTCTTTTCGCATCCGCGCGATTATACCCCGGTTTGTACCACTGAACTGGGAGCCGTAGCGCGCATTAAAGACGAATTTGATAAGCGCAATACCAAAGTAATTGCCGTTAGTGTAGACCCCGTCGACTCGCACGCCGGTTGGATCAAAGATATTAACGAAACCCAGGATACCACGGTAAATTTCCCACTTATCGCCGACCCAACCAAAGAAATTGCCAACCTGTACGATATGATTCACCCGAACGCCAGCGACACCGCTACCGTGCGAACAGTTTTTGTGATTGGGCCAGATAAAAAGATTAAATTAACTCTAACGTATCCGGCTTCTACCGGTCGCAATTTCGCCGAGATTTTACGGGTTATAGATTCGTTGCAGCTAACGGCCAATTACAGCGTTTCCACGCCGGCTAACTGGGAAAACGGTCAGGATGTTATTATTGTGCCCGCCATTGCAACCGAGGATATTCCGGCCAAATTCCCGAAAGGTCATACCATTATTAAACCTTATCTGCGAACTACGCCGCAGCCAAATTTATAATTCAATTGTTTTTTTAAATAAAGTAGCGGCTCCGACCGCTACTTTATTTTTAATTATTAAACCTTAGTTGCTGTATTACAGTAATTTGTATTTTCATTCCGCATTTATACCCCGTTTTATACGCCCATGTTCCGGAAATTCCGGCTTTGCATCCAAAAATTTAAAAAAACAGCTTTACTCCTTAATTAACTTGTATGCTTTTACCTACTAATCCATCCGGTAATAATAAAACGGAAGTTAAAACTGGAGTAACAACTGTATTACCAACCCCTATGAGTGAAACGGAAAAACCAGCAAAGCAAGGTCGTAAATTACTACGCTATGCGGGATGGGCTTTATTTCTGGCAGTTGGTTTATTTCTTTTGAGTCAAGTACCGGTTCGCCATTCCGCTACTATTTACGATTTACTGGCCCAAAATATTACTTCCGAATTTTTTCTGTATATGCTAGGGGGCTTTATCGCCCAGATGGTAGATGGAGCATTGGGTATGGCTTACGGACTTACGTCTACTACTTTTCTGCTTTCGGTGGGTATTTCGCCGGCGGCCGCTAGTGCCAGCGTACACGCTTCCGAAGTTTTTACCAGCGGAGCTTCCGGGCTGATGCATTTAAAATTAAAAAATGTAAACCGCAAGTTGTTTACCTCCTTACTAATTCCGGGAGTAATTGGGGCAGGTTTAGGCGCGTATATTTTATCGGAACTCGAAAGTTATAACCACATTATGAAGCCGTTAGTGGCCGGTTATACCTTAGTTTTAGGGGTTTTAATCATTATTAAAGCCTTTAAACCCAACCGTAAAAAGTTAAAAGAGAAATTAATTCCGCCTTTAGCGGTATTTGGCGGATTTATGGACTCGGTGGGCGGCGGTGGCTGGGGACCGATTGTGTCTTCCACGTTAATTGCAGGTGGTCATCCGCCGCGTTTTACCATTGGCTCCGTTAACTTAGCCGAGTTTTTTATTGCCTTGGCCAGCTCTCTCACCTTTTTTACCATGATCGGTATTCATCATTGGCAAATTATTGCGGGTTTAATTTTAGGCGGCGTTATTGCGGCACCTATTGCGGCTAATTTGTCGAAAAACTTGCCCGTAAAAGGGTTGATGATTTTGGTGGGAGTGCTGGTTATTCTGGTAAGTATCCGGATTTTATTTCTGGCTGTAGGAGTTTGATTTTTCTTTCTTTTACCTGATAAAACAGAACGGAAGGTGCTTTTGTACTTAAATGAAGCATTTCATACTAAATAGAACGCAGTAGGTTGCTATGAAAACCACGGCTTACTATTCGTTTGCATTGTAGTGTAAGAGAACAAATCCGGAAGTAAAGACATATCTTCAATCTCTGCCTTCTTTGTATCCACTTTGCTTAAATTAATAAGAATTATTCGCTGAAACCGGCCCTTCGGTTAAATCAAAATCAAACTTAAGCGCCATAATATGCAGTTGTTCTTTGATTTTTTTTAAATTTTTACGGCGGCTGATGATCTTTAAATCAATAGTATGCCTTTCGCCGTTTTTTAAAAGCAAGCGTAACGATAGTGGAGCAATGTGCAATTCGGCTACTTCTTCGAAAGAAAAAATGGTTTTGGGCTTGAAATGTCCGCGCTTCAGCACAATATAATCCGGAGTAATTTCGAAGTACGATTGGGTGCCAAATACAGGGGTATTCTGGGCTAAGATATATAGCAAGTAGCCAACGGCAAAAGTCAGGAAAACGTAATGAAAAAAATGGCTGTCGTTGGTAGGGCTTTCTGTAAATAACAGGAACAAGGCATAAATAATCCAGAAAAAAACTAAAGCTAACTGCACTCCAAACGAAAGCCGGGCATTTCGGGAGGGCCGCAATCCTACGCGTACCAATGATTTCATAGAAGAATTTTATTTACCAATAAGAAATTAGCGGCCGCTCATTGGGCCGCTAATTACCAGTTTATGCACTTTTTAAAGAAGCTTGCAAAGTAATATCCGGCACGCCGCCTAAAGCTTGCGAAATAGGGCAGCCTTTTTTCGCTTTTTGAGCGTGTTCCTGAAAGTCACTGTCGCTTAAGCCATTTACTTCGGCTTCGGTAGTAACATCGATCCGGGTAACAAAAGGACCGCCATCTTTACTGCCTAAAGTTACTTTGGCTGAAGTATTTATAGCCGTAGCCGGGCTGCCGGCTTGTTCGAGCAGGCTGCTCAAAAACATCGAATAACAGGCCGCTAATGCTGCGCCAATTAATTCTTCCGGATTGGTCCCATTCGGATCGTTCTCGAAACGAGTCCGGAAGGTATAGGGAGTATTTAACGCTCCACTCTCGGTAGATACCGTACCGTTGCCATTTTTTAAGCCGCCATTCCAGACAGCTTTACCAGTTGTAAATGCCATAGTTTTAGAGTTTGATTTGTCTTATGCTTAAGTACGCGATTTACTTAAAATATTTAAAAAAGCCAAGATAGGTAGCCGTAGCTCTTGCGTTATAAACCGTAGTTCTGGAAGTACGCAGTTCCGCCAAAGATGGTTAAAAACTAGCCGGTAATCGTTACAAGTACCAGCGAATATA
Proteins encoded in this window:
- a CDS encoding TonB-dependent receptor, translated to MKKTFLLLYVLLIAVLTTYGQENNIIEITGQVTDQEAKDPLPGVSVYVKGTVTGTVTNNAGDFSLRTRLRFPFTLIFSSVGFQQQEFEVKGVGSKLNVAMVTQTVLGKEVVITASRVEESILKSPVAIEKLDIRAIKDTPAPSFYDALENVKGVQMTTSSLTFKVPNTRGFNIPNNFRFMQLVDGVDMQAATLGVPLGNAIGPTELDIASVEITPGAASALYGMNAINGMANLITKSPFLHQGLSVYQKTGVNHVDGIDHDPSVLTETAIRYAKAFNNKWAFKINGSYMRGTDWRSNTATDQNPNNLNTANPSFPELAGANNPAYDAWNKYGDENNNAVTLSGVQYQGKNQTFLVRRTGYWERDIVSPIVDNLKFDAALHYRLNENAELSYGYRIGKMDGVFQRGNKIQLDNVRVQNHRLELKGTNYFIRGYASIENTGDSYNVKPMVDNLDITGGGTNSVWGGKFKTALQNELNSGVDLATAMQNARQSADQGRPEPGTPAFENLKNTIRSINNWDHGAVIAGAPATGGAWLRQMSRLYHADAQYDFGDKIKFVNVLVGLDARLYEIIPDGNNFVDFSRPIEERTLPGGNNVYYKKVGGFGQVTKTFFDNKLKLFGSLRLDYNPEFDPKLNPRVAAVYTLSDQHNFRASFQNGFRFPSLFEALSYVNNGNVRRVGGLSYINEGLGYLDNSYTLNSVNTFNAAVNKDVTAGLTANDAALKNRALLEATNLSATRPERINSFEVGYKSVLLDNKLVVDIDAYTNEYSGFLGQVEVAVPASGRVGTDAGVTDMLAANRSKQTRYRVYTNAKNTYNNYGSSLGITYNFYQKFTLAGNVNYNNIKTNAERDVFVTGFNTPKFITNLSVGNREVFKNVGFNVVWKWQDSFLWESPLANGTVPAYHTFDAQVTYRVPKVNTTIKAGGANIFNQRYIQYAAGPTIGGLYYVAITIDGLLNK
- a CDS encoding peroxiredoxin; amino-acid sequence: MALRLGDLAPDFTAETSQGVIHFHEWLGDSWAVFFSHPRDYTPVCTTELGAVARIKDEFDKRNTKVIAVSVDPVDSHAGWIKDINETQDTTVNFPLIADPTKEIANLYDMIHPNASDTATVRTVFVIGPDKKIKLTLTYPASTGRNFAEILRVIDSLQLTANYSVSTPANWENGQDVIIVPAIATEDIPAKFPKGHTIIKPYLRTTPQPNL
- a CDS encoding sulfite exporter TauE/SafE family protein, translated to MSETEKPAKQGRKLLRYAGWALFLAVGLFLLSQVPVRHSATIYDLLAQNITSEFFLYMLGGFIAQMVDGALGMAYGLTSTTFLLSVGISPAAASASVHASEVFTSGASGLMHLKLKNVNRKLFTSLLIPGVIGAGLGAYILSELESYNHIMKPLVAGYTLVLGVLIIIKAFKPNRKKLKEKLIPPLAVFGGFMDSVGGGGWGPIVSSTLIAGGHPPRFTIGSVNLAEFFIALASSLTFFTMIGIHHWQIIAGLILGGVIAAPIAANLSKNLPVKGLMILVGVLVILVSIRILFLAVGV
- a CDS encoding OsmC family protein yields the protein MAFTTGKAVWNGGLKNGNGTVSTESGALNTPYTFRTRFENDPNGTNPEELIGAALAACYSMFLSSLLEQAGSPATAINTSAKVTLGSKDGGPFVTRIDVTTEAEVNGLSDSDFQEHAQKAKKGCPISQALGGVPDITLQASLKSA